Proteins from a genomic interval of Meiothermus sp.:
- a CDS encoding class I SAM-dependent DNA methyltransferase translates to MPSKNGSNGTPRFTTQSSLSAYVWSICDILRRSNCAGALQYVPELTWILFLRVLDDLETLEAEQSQAVGAAFTPSLEAPYRWQDWAAPDGWKRRELEGGALGAFFGFVNGELLPYLKSLRDQPNATARQKVISEIMSGVDRVRVDTERNFLDVLDKVHLINSQTVDSTHLFTLSQVYEGLLLKMGEKGNDGGQFFTPRQVIKAMVQAIDPGPADTIYDPCAGTGGFLATAYEYVLQKLGDDATPEQLEALKTRRLYGREKENLIYPIALANLVLHGIDKPNLWHGNTLTGQEIYGGLWEGAPAQFDVILTNPPFGGKEGKVAQARFAYKTSATQVLFLQHVLDSLRPGGRCAVVLDEGVSFRQETAFVQTKRKLLNEADVWCILSLPPGTFVNAGAGVKTNIFFFTKGRPTERIWYYDLSGVKVGKKSPLTLEHFEEFFRLLPTRADSERSWTVGRAELEARNYDLKAVNPHARPETDTRTVEELLEVIEQKSREVTEALTALRDRIEA, encoded by the coding sequence ATGCCCAGCAAGAACGGTTCCAACGGTACACCCCGCTTCACCACCCAATCCAGCCTCAGCGCCTACGTGTGGAGCATCTGCGACATCCTGCGCCGCTCCAACTGCGCCGGGGCCTTGCAGTACGTCCCCGAGCTGACCTGGATTCTGTTCTTGCGCGTCCTGGACGACCTTGAAACCCTGGAGGCCGAGCAGAGTCAGGCGGTGGGGGCGGCCTTTACCCCCAGCCTCGAGGCCCCCTACCGTTGGCAGGACTGGGCCGCCCCTGATGGCTGGAAGCGCCGCGAGCTGGAAGGAGGAGCCTTGGGCGCCTTCTTCGGCTTCGTCAACGGCGAATTGCTACCCTATCTGAAGAGCTTGCGTGACCAGCCCAACGCCACCGCCCGGCAGAAGGTGATCAGCGAGATCATGTCCGGCGTCGATCGGGTGCGGGTGGACACCGAGCGCAACTTCCTGGACGTGCTGGACAAGGTTCACCTTATCAACTCGCAAACGGTGGACAGCACCCACCTTTTCACCCTCTCCCAGGTTTATGAAGGGCTCCTCTTGAAGATGGGCGAGAAGGGCAACGACGGGGGCCAGTTCTTCACCCCCCGCCAGGTGATCAAGGCCATGGTGCAGGCCATTGACCCGGGCCCCGCGGACACCATCTATGACCCCTGTGCCGGCACCGGCGGCTTCCTAGCCACGGCCTACGAGTACGTGCTGCAGAAGCTGGGGGACGACGCCACGCCGGAGCAGCTCGAGGCCCTCAAAACCCGGAGGCTTTACGGGCGCGAGAAGGAAAACCTGATCTACCCGATCGCCCTGGCTAACCTAGTGCTCCACGGCATCGACAAGCCCAACCTGTGGCACGGCAACACCCTTACCGGCCAGGAGATCTACGGGGGATTGTGGGAGGGAGCCCCGGCGCAGTTCGACGTGATCCTCACCAACCCCCCTTTCGGCGGTAAAGAAGGTAAGGTAGCCCAGGCCCGCTTTGCCTATAAGACCAGCGCGACCCAGGTGCTCTTCCTCCAGCACGTGCTCGACTCCCTCAGACCTGGGGGCCGCTGCGCCGTCGTGCTCGACGAGGGCGTGTCCTTCCGGCAGGAGACCGCCTTCGTGCAGACCAAGCGCAAGCTCTTGAACGAGGCCGACGTCTGGTGCATCCTCTCGCTGCCCCCGGGCACCTTCGTCAATGCCGGGGCCGGCGTGAAGACCAACATCTTCTTCTTCACCAAGGGGCGGCCCACCGAGCGCATCTGGTACTACGACCTGTCGGGGGTGAAGGTGGGGAAGAAAAGCCCGCTGACCCTCGAGCACTTCGAGGAGTTCTTCCGCCTGCTGCCCACCCGCGCCGACTCCGAGCGGAGCTGGACGGTGGGCCGGGCTGAGCTCGAGGCCAGGAACTATGACCTCAAGGCCGTGAACCCCCACGCCAGGCCCGAAACCGACACGCGGACCGTTGAAGAGCTGCTCGAGGTTATTGAACAGAAAAGCCGGGAGGTCACCGAGGCGTTAACCGCCCTGCGTGATCGGATCGAGGCATAG
- a CDS encoding tyrosine-type recombinase/integrase: MTYQDGIPHAVRVLGKGNKERVVVLSPTAQRALFQWLKHRNLEGHPTSPHLWSHTSGARKGQPFPARTVQAMLKRVAKKAGLKEWAKLTPHKLRHSYASALMEAGRGIDEVKELLGHASIATTQIYVHVSRKGSRRLLGHCRTCWGSAGPCRALRPLTGERRGSARSLCLDPITQGG, from the coding sequence GTGACCTACCAGGACGGCATCCCCCACGCCGTGCGGGTGCTGGGCAAGGGCAACAAGGAGCGGGTGGTGGTGCTCTCTCCCACCGCCCAGCGGGCGCTCTTCCAGTGGCTCAAGCACCGCAACCTCGAGGGCCATCCCACCAGCCCCCACCTCTGGAGCCACACCTCGGGGGCCCGCAAGGGGCAGCCCTTCCCGGCTCGCACGGTGCAGGCCATGCTCAAGCGGGTGGCCAAGAAGGCCGGCCTCAAGGAGTGGGCCAAGCTCACCCCCCACAAGCTGCGCCACTCTTACGCCTCGGCGCTGATGGAGGCGGGGCGGGGGATCGACGAGGTGAAGGAGCTGCTGGGGCATGCCTCTATTGCCACCACCCAGATCTACGTGCACGTGAGCCGGAAGGGCTCGAGGAGGCTGCTAGGGCACTGCCGGACGTGTTGGGGTAGTGCAGGGCCCTGCAGGGCCCTGCGGCCCCTCACCGGGGAGCGAAGGGGGTCGGCTCGTTCTCTATGCCTCGATCCGATCACGCAGGGCGGTTAA